One window of Acipenser ruthenus chromosome 52, fAciRut3.2 maternal haplotype, whole genome shotgun sequence genomic DNA carries:
- the LOC117433175 gene encoding tripartite motif-containing protein 16-like, with translation MSGPPGGAEQETRASSTTGRNAGYSGRGSAGRNMGHSGRTSAGNCDAGPSIRRRMQSTEWDSYTEDLTAAPSNATTGSSRKKRKLEEAEAMDTSSDQQVNEVAVYSLQAPEPRNRAEFLKYSCQLILDPNTAYRKLCLSEGNRKVAWRGETQPYPDHAERFDYWKQVLCREGLSGTHCYWEIEWRGGGVSIGVTYKGIGRKGWDGSCVLGFNDKSWSLFCSGSSYSAQHNNNEIEITAPNSPRIGVYVDFNAGTLSFYGVSDTMTLLHRFQTTFTEPLYPGFGLGYDSVVAICQLN, from the exons ATGTCTGGgccaccagggggagcggagcaggagaccag GGCTAGCAGCACCACTGGACGCAATGCAGGGTACTCGGGCAGGGGCAGTGCAGGCCGCAACATGGGGCACTCTGGCAGGACCAGCGCTGGCAACTGCGACGCTGGACCCTCCATAC GTAGGAGGATGCAGTCCACAGAGTGGGATTCGTACACTGAGGACCTCACAGCCGCTCCCAGCAACGCGACAACAGGTTCCTCCAGGAAGAAAAGGAAACTCGAAGAAGCCGAGGCCATGGACACATCATCAGACCAGCAAG tgaatgaagttgcagtttacagtctgcaggctccagagccaaggaacagagctgagtttttaaaat attcctgtcagctcataCTTGACCCCAACACAGCATATAGaaagctctgtctgtctgaagggaacagaaaggtggcATGGAGGGGAGAGACTCAGCCATATCCTGATCACGCAGAGAGATTTGACTACTGGAaacaagtgctttgcagagagggtttgtctgggactcactgttactgggagattgaatGGCGTGGGGGAGGGGTTTCTATAGgtgtcacatataaaggaatagGCAGGAAAGGATGGGATGGTTCTTGTGtccttggattcaatgacaagtcaTGGAGTTTGTTCTGCTCTGGTTCCAGTTACTCTGCCCAGCACAATAACAATGAAATTGAAATAACTGCCCCCaactcccccagaataggagtatATGTGGACTTTAATGCTGGCACTCTGTCATTTTATggagtctctgacacaatgacccttctgcacagattccaaaccacattcactgagcctcTCTATCCTGGGTTTGGGCTTGGTTATGATTCCGTTGTagcaatctgccagctgaactag